The Arabidopsis thaliana chromosome 5, partial sequence genomic interval AACTTCCCAAAATCATGctcaaatctctctgtttgatgtttttcaaCAGCACATCTGTCACTGTTTTCTTCCTGGTTTCCAGTGAAGAAGTTTGCTACCATACCAGATCTAGAATCTGCTTCCTTCGAAACTGAAAATGCTGGcgtttcaatttctttctcaAGTACGGGGGATGAATGTTGCAAAGAGTCCAAATTCTCAGGAAATACTCTTGTATCTGTGCAAGAAACTGGAAGAAAACTGCTTGGAACCTCAGAAGGGATCAGAGCACCCGGAGCACCCATTAAATCAATAATGTATTCACTGCATGTGAAGAACGAATTAGGACTCTGCAAAAATCACTACCATCACATACAAACTGAGCCTAATATCAGGAATCTAGAATGCAAACAATCAAAGAATACCTTTTGTCATCTAGTTTAATCAAGTTCACAGCCCCATCATCAGTTCCAGTGTAGTAACTGCCTTTTACCAGCATACATGGGAGATTAATCCTATCAGCAAGGAcctagaaaaaagaaaaggatggGAGTAATTAGCTTCACCGTACATCTTCTAACCGTGACCAAAAAAGGAACTCAGCgatgaaaaaggaaataatgaGTGTTGCCACTAGAATCCCCAAATAAGATAACCAAGAGGTTTAAGACCAAAGCTAGAAACAAGTAAGAGGATTTGTTATAAACCTTGAAAAGCAAAGCCCTGTGTCGTGCAAGACCAACATTAACTCGACCAAGTGGAAGAATAGTAGTGTTCAAAGAATTTCTTAGTTCATAGCTCCGAAGCATCCACCTTCTCAATGCTTCATCAGCATTTTCAACGGGGCCACCCATTTGCTCTACAACTATATTTGCAATTTTCTGAGTCAAATCACTTGACACCTGACCAGGAGCAAAGTCTGGACATTCCGAAGCCAAAGCGAATACTCTCCTCTCTAGCTCTTGTAGTTCAGGATCAATCAATCTGTTAACTAGAATGACCTCATAATCAACATTATCTGAAATAGAGATCGCTTGAAGATCAACAAGAAGTGGCATCTTCCCCTGTGAAAGAGAATTAGATGTAATCCCATACACATCGTAAAATCCATCCCTGACTTTCTGGTCATAATTAATGACCTTATGTCcctacaagaaaaaagaaacatcagCTTAACTCTCCCATTGTCATATAACCAAGGCAGAAACCATCCACATTgaataaacccaaaaatggaaagttaCACAATTAGGATTCAGAAATACTCGCAACGAAGAGAACACTGCAGGCAATAGCCAAGATCCTAATTCCTTTAAACCCTCGCTAATCGAGCAACCAGACTCCCTAAACCCCTAAATCCATaggaatttgaaaattttcgcATAAGCAAGAGTCGAGATATAGAGTATATACCCAATAACGAAGCGAGAGAAAGTCAACGGCGGAATCAGCGTCGGTGACCGGAGCAGAAACCCCAAGGCTAATCCTCTTAGCGGCATCAAGCTGAGCTGTATCTGCATTCTCTCTCGGATCAGGATCAGAGACGCTGATCGCCATAGCTAACTGGACTTGGTACTCCTCCTCCATCAAATTGAAATCAACACCATCAACAGCCGTCAGATCACGGCCAACAGGCTCAAATGTATCCAGTCTCGGCATTGTCGTGGAAGCGTTACCAAAACCAGAGGAAGAGACGGAAGAAGTCGATGCAGGGCTAGGGCTAGTACTAAGAATAGGGCTAGGATCGATCATAGGTCTAGTCGAGTCGTCTAACCTGTGATGGTCAGCAAATCCGCCGCCGACGCCACTACTTCCGCCGATGTGGAGCTTCCGTAGAAGATGCTTCATCTTCGACATCGATCGTCAACGACGAactgatctctctctctatttctttctctctctaaaaatCTCCAGTTTATCTCTCTAACAAATGAAGCTTCCTTtcgctatttttttttttttggtagttttttctttaaaaaaaataattgtgaaTATTGTCACAAAGCAAAATTAAttatagagaaataaataatgcGTACCTCGTAAACATCcgataaataaaataataataaaaaaaaatagtttccacagtttataaataaataagaaaaatagtaGTAGAGCTTAACCTGCGCCGACATCTTCGAAAGGTAGATTCGGTTAAAATGCGCACTACTCTTCTTCGTCAAGCTTCCTCCACTTACTTGGTAAGAATAGCTTTGACTATTACACGAAGCtactatttagtttttaaatgtCCAAACAAGTTTCATAATTATCCGTTCGTGGAACCAACAATAATACCAAAACCAATCGTATATTAGAAACGTTACGCACCTATAGCTTGGTGCCTAGGAATATTTTTATACGGCCATGAAAACTGAGATAAATAAGACTTATGGTCGAATAGAATGGCGTTTGGTGATTGGAGGAAACAAATTATTCTTGGATTCTGTACAAAATGAATTTATTGGATCACGCACTATGCTACTGATTTTTGATTGGGATTCATATGCAAATTTTTCGTTGGacttttcttaaataaaactaaaaaaaactttaagcTCActttatgttctgtttttattgTCTGATTTCAAAGGAtttaggcaaaaaaaaaagccaatttgaaacttgaaatGTTAATCTATGTGTACTAGTAAATAAACGAGAAAACAATTATACAGTTATTGTGCCTTAAACTGTTTTTACAGGCATATCCTGTCTTTCTCTGTATACCAAGTTCTTAATTTAAActaataagaaaacaacattGATATACTTATATATCTTCTCCAACCTCTGCTCTTGTGCCAGATTCTTCctttaaaagtgttttggCGATAGACTTTACCTTTCGAAAGGATCTCCCGCCTCAGCAGGATATTCAGGTGCGGCTACAGCTGCATCAATCTTCTCCCTTAGATTGAATTTCTTGGCGATCATTGGCCTTACATCTTCAACTCCAATTAGGCTTTCAAGAAATGGCAGCAAGTGAAGGAGTTCTTTATCTGATGGGTCATTAAACCAGCTCTCTATTGGCACTCCATTTTCCACTTGGAAACCAAATGCCTAAAACAttgcagaaaaagaaaaacaccaaTGAGATTGTGCAACAGCCTTAGATCGAGCTTAGAGAATTCTTAATGGCGGTTCTGGAATCAACTTCTTTTCATCAACCCTACAAAACCAATGAGATAGCTTTTGCAAACAAAGAACTTCTACTGGATTCGCCCATACTACCTTTCATAGTTATTATAGTTTTCCTATACTAGAAGTGTATCCTACAATTATAGCTGATAAAAGCATCTATCGATCGGTTTAGGTATAAAGCATAAGAATGGAGAACTAAACGTGTTTACTCACTGTGTAGAAGGATAATAAGAGTATAATACCTGTGGGGAGTTATCAACAATGATAACACGAGATAAATCACGCCCGAGGACTGACAAATCCTTGAGGTAGTTACCATCAAAGAAAACACACGAGTCACGGTACACTCTATGGCGAAAGAGCTTTCTCTTAGGGTCAAGCACGTTCAGAAGTTGCTCAGCATAAATACTTTGGCTAGCTGTAAATATAATGATCTCAAAAAGTCGGGACACTCTCTCCATAAACTCTTTGAGGTGAGGACGGCATCGCACATACACCATATGCTCTTCTTCATTAAAATTCACTGGGAATGTGAAATCTACCTCACCACACGGCTCTAGAGTCGAGTGCACAAGAGTTTctgcaaaataaaacatatatgttATAGTAGCCTTAAAACCTGGTGAGAAAAAACTAAGATTTGTGTGCCATTAAAACCTGCAAAGAGAGatacaattttaaacaaacGAATCAACTGAAAAGTAGCCTTACCATCAAGGTCTAGGACAAGAGAAATAGGAGGACAGCTTCGGGTTTGTTTAGGAAGCAAGACCGGCCTGAAAGTTGGGACAACAGAAGACAGGTTCGGCAAGTTCTTGATAAACAGATAAGGATCAAACTCATCGAGCTCCTCATCCTCTTCATCCTCCATGCATACCGAAGTAATAAGGGAATCTTGACCACGCTCGTCAACACATTCCAGCTTAGAGCTCTTCATCGCTAGATAAATGGCAGAAACCGAATCCAAGTTACAATTTGGATCTACGGTACTTGTATCTAGAGCAAGCAATCGATCATAAGGGTTCTGTGCATCCAAATCCCGAGAAGAAGGAGAGTCATCATCTTCCATTAAAACCCTATTAACATCAACTTGTAACTGAATTAGACAACAGAACTCAGAGCCTAATGCAACTACTCCACAATTTCAATATCTGACCATTATTCACATTCATACCCAAACACTACTATAAATCTACAAGTACAAGGTTCAATgataaagttttcaaatttaccTTGTAGAAACTCTCTTCACTCCTGTAGCTACCGACAAAGCAGAGACACCGGAGATAGATCAGTTCCCGAGAGCCGTCAAATTACAAACAACTAGCTCATACACTATCTGAGAACGAAAACAGATCTTGGATTAGAAAAGGAGCAAAGCCCTAGATACAATTCACAAAGAaggaaccaaaacaaaaaagtacccagatttaaaatatttgaaagataaaaactttggagccaaaagaagcaaaattcgAAAACTTTTCATCGCGG includes:
- the SSP5 gene encoding SCP1-like small phosphatase 5 (SCP1-like small phosphatase 5 (SSP5); CONTAINS InterPro DOMAIN/s: Dullard-like phosphatase domain (InterPro:IPR011948), NLI interacting factor (InterPro:IPR004274); BEST Arabidopsis thaliana protein match is: SCP1-like small phosphatase 4 (TAIR:AT5G46410.1); Has 1807 Blast hits to 1807 proteins in 277 species: Archae - 0; Bacteria - 0; Metazoa - 736; Fungi - 347; Plants - 385; Viruses - 0; Other Eukaryotes - 339 (source: NCBI BLink).); translated protein: MEDDDSPSSRDLDAQNPYDRLLALDTSTVDPNCNLDSVSAIYLAMKSSKLECVDERGQDSLITSVCMEDEEDEELDEFDPYLFIKNLPNLSSVVPTFRPVLLPKQTRSCPPISLVLDLDETLVHSTLEPCGEVDFTFPVNFNEEEHMVYVRCRPHLKEFMERVSRLFEIIIFTASQSIYAEQLLNVLDPKRKLFRHRVYRDSCVFFDGNYLKDLSVLGRDLSRVIIVDNSPQAFGFQVENGVPIESWFNDPSDKELLHLLPFLESLIGVEDVRPMIAKKFNLREKIDAAVAAPEYPAEAGDPFER